One Glutamicibacter halophytocola DNA segment encodes these proteins:
- a CDS encoding YoaK family protein: MPNALKPRDPAKMHLILMLVLTFSTGIIDAVGYLGLDRVFTGNMTGNVVILGMALMGADGLPVLGPSIALVGFVAGAAIAGRVLKSESAGWSRRTTVLIAVVGACLALTAIGLFAGVHHAAQGAALSITGFIAAAMGLQAGTARHLAVKDVTTVVVTSTLTGLAADSPLGGGSGKYWERRLLAVALILLGAAAGAAFLQVHIGLGVLFTGVLAMGVALVGERSRQQAAHAEAESLVEAS; encoded by the coding sequence ATGCCTAACGCCCTCAAACCCCGCGACCCTGCGAAAATGCATCTGATCCTGATGCTCGTTCTGACCTTTTCGACAGGAATCATTGACGCCGTCGGCTATCTGGGGCTGGACAGGGTCTTCACCGGAAACATGACCGGCAACGTCGTAATTCTCGGAATGGCGCTCATGGGCGCCGATGGCCTGCCCGTTCTGGGGCCATCTATTGCGCTCGTCGGCTTCGTGGCGGGCGCGGCCATCGCCGGACGAGTTCTGAAAAGCGAATCCGCAGGCTGGAGCAGGAGAACAACGGTTCTGATCGCGGTAGTCGGCGCCTGCCTGGCGTTGACCGCTATCGGCCTGTTCGCAGGTGTGCACCACGCCGCCCAGGGAGCTGCCCTGTCCATTACCGGGTTCATCGCAGCGGCCATGGGGCTCCAAGCGGGCACCGCACGCCATCTGGCAGTCAAGGACGTGACCACGGTCGTGGTCACCTCCACGCTGACCGGTCTTGCCGCGGATTCGCCACTAGGCGGAGGCAGCGGCAAGTACTGGGAGCGCCGGTTGCTGGCCGTGGCGCTGATCTTGCTGGGTGCGGCCGCTGGCGCCGCCTTCTTGCAGGTGCACATCGGGCTGGGCGTCCTGTTCACCGGGGTGCTCGCGATGGGCGTGGCGCTGGTGGGTGAACGCTCGCGCCAGCAGGCAGCACATGCCGAAGCCGAGTCGCTGGTAGAAGCAAGCTAG
- a CDS encoding ABC transporter permease, with product MTTTTALVRTNSKVFTGKLALGILGVLLLLALSLLTGVYDIFGKDDGAQMFAITRIPRTIALVLAGAAMAMSGLVMQLLTQNRFVEPTTTGTTEWAGLGLLAMLVLFPSASLLAKMGVAIAFAFIGTMVFFLFLQRVSLKASLTVPIVGIMLGSVVGAFSTFFALSTDKLQSLGIWMAGSFTSVIRGQYEVLWIVALVAVAIYIVADRFTVAGLGEEIATNVGLNYRRVMLLGTALIAIATGVVTVVIGNLPFLGLIVPNIVSLIRGDDLRSNLPWVCLMGIAITTVCDLIGRTIIMPFEIPVSLILGVLGAMVFIFLLLRQRKVG from the coding sequence ATGACAACCACCACTGCGCTCGTGCGGACCAATTCCAAGGTCTTCACCGGCAAACTCGCATTAGGAATCCTCGGCGTCCTCCTGCTTCTGGCCCTCTCCCTGCTCACCGGCGTCTACGACATTTTTGGCAAGGACGATGGTGCGCAGATGTTCGCCATCACCCGCATCCCCCGCACCATCGCGCTGGTGCTCGCCGGAGCAGCCATGGCCATGAGCGGACTGGTCATGCAGTTGCTGACGCAGAACCGCTTCGTGGAACCCACCACCACTGGAACCACTGAATGGGCGGGCCTGGGCCTGCTGGCCATGCTGGTGCTTTTCCCCAGTGCGAGCCTGCTGGCAAAAATGGGCGTGGCCATCGCCTTCGCCTTTATCGGCACCATGGTCTTCTTCCTGTTCCTGCAGCGCGTTTCGCTCAAGGCCTCGCTCACCGTCCCGATTGTGGGCATCATGCTCGGATCCGTAGTCGGGGCATTCTCCACCTTCTTCGCGCTGTCCACCGACAAGCTGCAATCGCTGGGCATCTGGATGGCAGGCTCCTTCACCTCGGTGATCCGCGGCCAATACGAAGTGCTGTGGATTGTTGCCCTGGTCGCCGTGGCTATTTACATCGTGGCTGACCGTTTCACCGTGGCCGGGCTGGGCGAAGAGATCGCCACCAATGTCGGCTTGAACTACCGCCGAGTGATGCTGCTTGGCACGGCGCTGATCGCCATTGCCACCGGCGTGGTCACCGTGGTGATTGGCAACCTGCCGTTTTTGGGACTGATTGTGCCGAATATCGTCTCGCTGATCCGCGGTGATGATCTGCGCAGCAACCTGCCGTGGGTGTGCCTGATGGGCATCGCGATCACCACCGTGTGCGACTTGATCGGGCGCACCATCATCATGCCTTTCGAAATCCCGGTCTCCCTGATCCTGGGGGTACTCGGTGCGATGGTCTTCATCTTCCTTCTGCTCAGGCAGCGCAAAGTTGGCTAA
- a CDS encoding GNAT family N-acetyltransferase — MTASLDQITWPVTTSRLSLRRLTENDLETTWSYRKLPEVTEWITSGPQDFETYRTQFLESGKINRDIAVQISAPDGQAQIIGTVMIYIKDAWGQREVAEQTVAVEAELGWSFDPQFAGRGYATEAVSKVIELCFEELGLRRVVAGCFAANEPSVRLMERVGLRREAFEKANSLHRSGQWMDSYSYALLKDEFSDRP; from the coding sequence ATGACTGCTTCCTTGGATCAAATCACCTGGCCGGTTACTACTAGCAGGCTTTCCCTGCGCCGATTGACCGAAAATGATCTGGAAACGACGTGGAGCTATCGCAAATTGCCAGAAGTAACTGAATGGATCACCTCTGGTCCCCAGGATTTTGAAACGTACCGCACGCAGTTCCTTGAGTCGGGAAAAATTAATCGCGATATTGCAGTTCAGATCAGCGCCCCGGATGGGCAGGCTCAAATAATCGGAACGGTCATGATCTACATCAAGGACGCGTGGGGCCAGCGAGAAGTTGCGGAGCAAACCGTGGCCGTGGAAGCGGAGCTCGGGTGGAGCTTTGACCCGCAGTTCGCCGGCCGCGGGTACGCCACCGAGGCTGTCAGCAAGGTGATCGAGCTGTGTTTCGAGGAATTGGGGCTACGCAGGGTTGTTGCTGGATGTTTCGCCGCCAACGAACCATCGGTCAGGCTCATGGAGCGCGTGGGACTGCGCAGGGAAGCCTTTGAAAAAGCCAATAGCCTGCATCGCAGCGGCCAGTGGATGGATAGTTATTCCTATGCCTTGCTCAAGGATGAGTTCTCGGACCGGCCTTAA
- a CDS encoding SDR family oxidoreductase, whose product MSEERRVVLIGGHGKIALLAAPKLVERGFAVDSLIRNPEHSPEISATGAHPVVLDIENADAGQLAEAFKGAHAIVFSAGAGGGNEERTRAVDFEAAVRSMEAAKQAGVERYVMVSYSRALVDVDRLDPENSFYTYAKAKHDADAVLRETELNYTILGPGALTLEPASKTIVIADETGNIEGQAPAPEAGKVSRENVAEVIAHVVETEAAVRSTVNFYDGSTPIAEAIS is encoded by the coding sequence ATGTCTGAAGAACGTCGAGTAGTCCTCATTGGTGGCCATGGCAAGATTGCTTTGCTTGCGGCACCAAAACTGGTCGAACGCGGTTTCGCCGTTGATTCGCTGATTCGCAATCCAGAACATTCCCCTGAAATTTCTGCCACCGGCGCCCACCCGGTAGTTCTTGATATCGAGAACGCCGACGCAGGCCAGTTGGCCGAAGCCTTCAAGGGAGCGCACGCCATCGTCTTTTCCGCAGGTGCCGGCGGCGGAAACGAAGAGCGCACTCGCGCCGTGGATTTCGAAGCTGCCGTGCGTTCCATGGAAGCAGCCAAGCAGGCAGGGGTGGAGCGCTATGTCATGGTCTCCTATTCGCGGGCCTTGGTGGATGTCGATCGTCTTGACCCGGAAAACTCCTTCTACACCTATGCCAAGGCCAAGCATGATGCCGACGCTGTCCTGCGCGAGACCGAGCTGAACTACACCATTCTTGGGCCTGGAGCACTGACCTTGGAACCAGCCAGCAAGACGATCGTGATTGCCGATGAAACTGGCAACATCGAGGGCCAAGCTCCCGCTCCGGAGGCCGGCAAGGTGTCTCGTGAAAACGTCGCTGAAGTGATCGCGCACGTGGTGGAAACTGAAGCTGCAGTCCGATCGACTGTGAACTTCTATGATGGTTCGACCCCGATTGCTGAAGCGATCAGCTAA
- a CDS encoding ABC transporter ATP-binding protein, which produces MITLKDVSKKYSSSVAIGPVTLEIPTGGLTALVGPNGAGKSTMLTMVGRLMGIDEGSIEVSGYDVATTNSKDLAKIVSILRQENHFVTRLTVRQLVGFGRYPHSKGRLNQADEEIISRSIDFLDLGELEGRYLDELSGGQRQRAYVAMVLAQDTDTVLLDEPLNNLDMKHSVVMMQHLQRAAAELNRTIVIVLHDINFAGHYADYICAMKHGKVVQFGTPEQIMQDEILTEVFETPVSVIPGPNGPLAVYY; this is translated from the coding sequence GTGATAACGCTCAAAGACGTCAGCAAAAAGTACAGTTCCAGCGTGGCCATCGGCCCGGTCACCCTGGAAATCCCCACCGGCGGGCTGACCGCGCTGGTCGGCCCGAACGGCGCCGGCAAGTCCACCATGCTCACCATGGTGGGACGGCTGATGGGCATCGATGAAGGGAGCATCGAGGTCTCGGGCTACGACGTCGCCACAACCAATTCGAAAGATCTGGCCAAGATCGTTTCGATCCTGCGCCAGGAAAACCACTTTGTCACCCGCCTGACCGTGCGCCAGCTGGTGGGCTTTGGACGATACCCCCACTCCAAGGGCCGGTTGAACCAGGCCGATGAGGAGATCATTTCGCGGTCCATCGATTTCCTGGATCTGGGCGAGCTGGAAGGCCGCTACCTTGACGAGCTCTCCGGCGGCCAGCGCCAGCGCGCGTATGTGGCCATGGTGCTGGCCCAGGACACCGATACCGTATTGCTCGATGAACCGCTGAATAATCTGGATATGAAGCATTCGGTGGTCATGATGCAGCATCTGCAGCGTGCTGCGGCGGAACTGAACCGCACCATCGTGATCGTGCTGCACGACATCAATTTCGCCGGCCATTATGCTGACTACATTTGCGCCATGAAGCACGGCAAGGTGGTGCAATTCGGCACCCCGGAGCAGATCATGCAAGACGAGATCCTCACCGAGGTCTTCGAGACCCCGGTGAGCGTGATCCCCGGTCCCAACGGCCCGCTAGCGGTGTATTACTGA
- the puuE gene encoding allantoinase PuuE: MKDLIDLDSPRDLIGYGRHTPDPQWPGGAKLAVQFVVNYEEGGESNILDGDEASECLLSEIVGAAPWQGQRNLNIESIYEYGSRAGFWRLHRMFTEMDLPVTVYGVTTAMGRNPEAVAAMNEAGWEIASHGYRWLEYKDVPEEVERAHIREAVRLHTEVAGERPYGMYQGKPSDNTLRLVQEEGGFLYSADSYADDLPYWVATDEGKPFLMIPYTLEANDMRFASAQGFNSGDQFFSYLKDTFDTLYREGQEGAPKMMSIGLHCRLVGRPGRAAALRRFLEYVKSHEDIWVTRRVDIARHWHEKHHPENTAG; encoded by the coding sequence ATGAAGGATCTTATTGACCTGGACAGCCCGCGTGACTTGATCGGCTACGGCCGCCATACTCCGGATCCGCAGTGGCCCGGAGGCGCGAAGCTCGCCGTGCAGTTTGTGGTGAATTACGAAGAGGGCGGCGAAAGCAACATCCTTGATGGCGACGAGGCCTCGGAATGCCTGCTCTCGGAAATCGTTGGCGCTGCACCGTGGCAGGGCCAGCGCAACCTGAATATCGAGTCCATCTACGAGTATGGATCACGCGCTGGCTTCTGGCGCCTGCACCGCATGTTCACGGAGATGGACCTGCCGGTCACCGTCTACGGCGTCACCACCGCCATGGGCCGCAACCCCGAAGCCGTCGCTGCGATGAACGAGGCCGGCTGGGAAATTGCCAGCCACGGCTACCGCTGGCTGGAATACAAGGATGTCCCCGAAGAGGTCGAGCGCGCCCACATCCGCGAGGCTGTGCGCCTGCACACCGAAGTCGCCGGAGAACGCCCTTACGGCATGTACCAGGGCAAGCCCTCGGACAACACCCTGCGCCTGGTCCAGGAAGAAGGCGGGTTCCTCTACTCGGCCGACAGCTATGCAGATGACCTCCCGTACTGGGTTGCCACCGACGAGGGCAAGCCCTTCCTGATGATCCCGTACACCCTTGAAGCCAATGACATGCGCTTCGCCAGCGCCCAGGGCTTCAACTCCGGAGACCAGTTCTTCTCCTACCTCAAGGACACCTTCGATACCCTTTACCGGGAAGGCCAGGAAGGTGCGCCGAAGATGATGTCAATCGGTCTGCACTGCCGGTTGGTCGGCCGTCCGGGCCGTGCCGCGGCACTGCGTCGCTTCCTCGAATACGTGAAGTCGCACGAGGACATTTGGGTTACCCGCCGCGTGGACATCGCCCGCCACTGGCATGAAAAGCACCACCCGGAGAACACCGCCGGCTAA
- a CDS encoding iron chelate uptake ABC transporter family permease subunit has protein sequence MTSPALGTHHPSRCSGPLSSAKVRKRYWITLSVLIALAVLFAAGLLAWDNPMPVGSTGFWVIAKLRASNVLTMVIVALCQSIATVAFQTVTNNRIITPSIMGFEALYRVVQTGAVFVLGAAGITFFTGLSQFILQVAIMVGLSVALYGWLLSGKLGNIQIMLLVGIIIGTGLGSISTFMQRLLTPSEFDVLTARLFGSMANADMGYMPVAIPLVVIAGGYLVLASKKMNVLALGKETTINLGLNHRREVMKVLFFVSVLMAVTTALVGPLTFLGFLVATLAYQLADTYDHRYIYPMSFLIGFVVLAGAYFIMKNLFYAQGVVGIIIEAVGGITFLIFILRKGRL, from the coding sequence ATGACTTCCCCTGCCCTCGGAACACATCATCCCAGCCGGTGTTCAGGACCGCTGTCCAGCGCCAAGGTCCGCAAGCGCTACTGGATTACCTTAAGTGTCCTGATCGCGCTGGCCGTGCTGTTCGCTGCCGGGTTGCTGGCCTGGGACAACCCCATGCCGGTAGGCTCCACCGGCTTCTGGGTGATCGCGAAACTGCGTGCCAGCAACGTCTTGACCATGGTGATCGTGGCCCTCTGCCAGTCCATCGCCACCGTCGCCTTCCAAACCGTGACCAACAACCGCATCATCACCCCATCCATCATGGGCTTCGAGGCCCTGTACCGGGTGGTGCAAACCGGAGCGGTCTTCGTCCTGGGCGCCGCTGGCATCACCTTCTTCACCGGGCTCAGCCAGTTCATCTTGCAGGTGGCCATCATGGTGGGCCTCTCGGTGGCGTTGTATGGCTGGCTGCTGTCGGGAAAGCTCGGCAATATCCAGATCATGCTGCTGGTGGGCATCATCATAGGCACCGGATTGGGTTCGATTTCCACCTTCATGCAAAGGCTGCTGACCCCGAGCGAGTTCGATGTGCTCACCGCCCGGCTCTTCGGCTCCATGGCCAATGCGGATATGGGCTACATGCCGGTGGCCATTCCGCTGGTGGTGATTGCCGGCGGCTATCTGGTGCTGGCTTCCAAGAAGATGAACGTCCTGGCCCTGGGCAAGGAAACCACGATCAACTTGGGGCTTAACCACCGCCGCGAGGTCATGAAGGTCCTGTTCTTCGTATCCGTCCTGATGGCTGTGACCACGGCTTTGGTCGGCCCGCTGACCTTCTTGGGCTTCCTCGTGGCAACCTTGGCCTACCAATTGGCCGACACCTACGACCACCGCTACATCTACCCGATGTCATTCCTCATCGGCTTTGTGGTTCTGGCCGGCGCGTACTTCATCATGAAAAACCTGTTCTATGCCCAGGGCGTGGTGGGCATCATCATCGAAGCCGTCGGCGGCATCACCTTCTTGATCTTCATCCTGCGAAAGGGACGGCTGTGA
- a CDS encoding phosphoglycerate dehydrogenase: MNSENRIVITTDYLRPGDDVDQLLKSHGYCPHYMPHSGPRSEAERSDLLAGAVGAIIASEPITENMIATAGNLKVIARSGVGYDSVDLQAATKHQVAVCSTPGVNHHAVAELALGLMLSMARQIHRVIPEVAAGNWPRAAGTELRGKTLGIIGYGPSGQALAALGLALGMQVVVHTSHPQPPVSAVSFQDLQATAQAADYLSLHSRPTGAGPLVDALLLSQMKPSAVLINTARGSLVDESALLEAVNNGVIAGAALDVINEEPLPASHPLRGQERILVFSHLAGQTLEARQRAGMMAAESVIAVLEGRKPVHQVNQPSPKPTTQWSQL; the protein is encoded by the coding sequence GTGAACAGCGAAAATCGGATTGTCATCACCACCGACTACCTCAGGCCGGGCGACGATGTGGACCAGCTCCTGAAGAGTCATGGCTACTGCCCTCACTACATGCCGCACAGTGGCCCGCGCAGTGAGGCCGAGCGCTCCGACCTGCTGGCGGGGGCTGTTGGAGCAATCATTGCCAGTGAACCCATCACCGAAAATATGATCGCTACCGCCGGGAATCTAAAGGTCATCGCTCGCAGTGGTGTCGGCTACGATTCGGTTGATCTTCAAGCAGCAACAAAGCACCAAGTGGCCGTATGCTCTACTCCCGGGGTGAACCACCATGCCGTGGCCGAATTGGCTTTGGGACTAATGCTCAGCATGGCTCGACAAATCCATCGAGTGATTCCGGAAGTAGCCGCGGGAAATTGGCCACGGGCCGCCGGAACGGAACTGCGCGGCAAGACTCTTGGAATCATTGGCTATGGCCCCAGCGGCCAAGCACTGGCAGCCCTGGGACTTGCTCTGGGCATGCAGGTTGTTGTGCATACTTCCCATCCGCAGCCGCCGGTGTCCGCAGTCAGCTTCCAGGACCTCCAGGCAACCGCCCAAGCCGCCGACTACTTGTCGCTCCACTCGCGTCCCACCGGTGCAGGACCACTTGTTGATGCACTGCTGCTAAGCCAGATGAAACCCTCAGCCGTTTTGATTAACACGGCGCGCGGTTCCCTGGTAGATGAATCAGCACTGCTTGAGGCGGTGAACAACGGAGTCATCGCAGGAGCGGCCTTGGATGTAATCAACGAGGAACCGCTTCCGGCTAGCCACCCGTTGCGCGGCCAAGAACGTATTCTGGTCTTCTCGCATCTGGCTGGGCAAACTCTCGAGGCCCGGCAACGTGCAGGGATGATGGCCGCTGAATCAGTCATCGCTGTGCTTGAGGGGCGCAAGCCCGTGCATCAGGTCAACCAGCCATCGCCGAAACCAACAACACAATGGAGCCAATTGTGA
- a CDS encoding aspartate/glutamate racemase family protein yields MRILILNVNTTASMTQAIGDSARQAASPGTEIIELTPDFGADSCEGNFESYLAAIAVMDKVVRYTEPYDAVIQAGYGEHGREGLQELLEVPVVDITEAAASTAQFLGHKYSVVTTLDRTVPLIEDRLKLAGLTDRLASVRASGLGVLELESDPQRAVAAIVEQSRIAVEQDKAEVICLGCGGMAELEEQVREATGVPIVDGVRAAVTIAESLVRMGLTTSKVRTYAPPRPKTVTGWPLTQAANAL; encoded by the coding sequence ATGCGAATTCTCATCCTGAACGTCAACACCACCGCGTCAATGACCCAGGCCATCGGCGATTCGGCCCGGCAGGCCGCATCCCCAGGCACCGAAATCATCGAGCTCACCCCGGACTTCGGCGCAGACTCCTGCGAAGGCAACTTCGAGAGCTACCTCGCCGCCATCGCCGTCATGGACAAGGTGGTCCGCTACACGGAGCCATACGACGCCGTCATCCAGGCCGGCTACGGCGAGCACGGACGCGAAGGGCTCCAGGAGCTGCTGGAGGTTCCGGTCGTGGACATCACCGAAGCCGCCGCTTCCACCGCACAGTTCCTGGGCCACAAGTACTCAGTGGTCACCACGCTGGACCGCACCGTGCCGCTGATCGAAGACCGGCTGAAGCTGGCCGGGCTGACCGATCGGCTGGCTTCAGTCCGGGCCAGCGGCCTGGGCGTCCTAGAGCTGGAATCAGATCCCCAGCGCGCCGTGGCAGCCATCGTCGAACAGTCGCGAATCGCCGTGGAGCAGGACAAGGCCGAGGTCATCTGCCTGGGCTGCGGCGGCATGGCCGAACTGGAAGAACAGGTCCGGGAAGCCACCGGAGTGCCCATTGTCGACGGCGTCCGCGCCGCGGTGACCATCGCCGAATCACTGGTGCGCATGGGGCTGACTACCTCCAAGGTGCGCACCTACGCTCCGCCGCGTCCCAAGACCGTGACCGGCTGGCCACTGACCCAGGCGGCCAACGCGCTATAG
- a CDS encoding tartrate dehydrogenase: MKTTHRIAVIPGDGIGKEVVPEGLRSLEAAARIFNLDLEFTHFDFASADYYLKHGTMMPGDWEEQLTGFDAIYFGAVGWPDVVPDHISLWDSLLQFRRRFDQYVNLRPVKLLPGVPSPLANRKPGDVDFYVVRENTEGEYSSVGGVMFEGTDREVVMQETVMTRVGVDRILKYAFDLASRREAKSLTSATKSNGISISMPYWDTRVATMAENYPGVSVDKFHIDILTANFVLHPDWFDVVVASNLFGDILSDLGPAVTGTIGVAPSANINPEGLFPSLFEPVHGSAPDIAGRGIANPIGQIWCGAMMLEHLGYSQAATAIQDAFESVLAEADAQVLTPDLGGHGTTGILGTAIAERITK; encoded by the coding sequence GTGAAAACTACTCATCGTATCGCCGTCATTCCCGGAGATGGCATCGGCAAGGAAGTGGTCCCCGAAGGATTGCGCAGCCTGGAAGCGGCTGCCCGCATTTTCAACCTGGACCTCGAGTTCACCCATTTCGATTTCGCCTCAGCCGATTACTACCTCAAGCACGGGACCATGATGCCCGGCGATTGGGAAGAGCAGCTAACCGGATTTGATGCCATCTACTTCGGCGCCGTCGGATGGCCGGACGTGGTTCCTGACCACATCTCCTTGTGGGACAGCCTGTTGCAGTTCCGCCGACGCTTTGACCAGTACGTGAATTTGCGCCCGGTCAAGTTGTTGCCCGGGGTGCCAAGTCCGCTAGCCAATCGAAAGCCGGGCGACGTTGATTTCTATGTTGTCCGCGAAAACACCGAAGGCGAATATTCGTCCGTGGGCGGCGTGATGTTCGAAGGGACCGACCGCGAAGTGGTGATGCAGGAAACTGTCATGACTCGCGTTGGCGTGGACCGCATTTTGAAGTACGCCTTCGACCTGGCTTCACGCCGCGAAGCCAAGAGCCTTACCTCAGCTACCAAGTCCAACGGCATTTCCATCTCCATGCCATACTGGGACACCCGCGTGGCCACGATGGCCGAAAATTACCCCGGTGTATCGGTGGATAAATTCCATATCGATATCCTGACCGCGAACTTTGTCCTGCATCCGGACTGGTTTGATGTGGTGGTCGCTTCGAACCTCTTTGGCGATATCCTCTCGGATCTCGGTCCTGCGGTGACCGGAACCATTGGCGTTGCCCCCAGCGCCAACATCAATCCCGAAGGCCTCTTCCCGTCCCTCTTCGAGCCAGTCCACGGTTCGGCGCCAGATATTGCTGGCCGGGGTATTGCCAACCCGATTGGCCAGATCTGGTGTGGCGCAATGATGCTCGAGCATCTGGGCTACTCGCAGGCCGCAACCGCCATCCAGGATGCGTTCGAATCGGTACTAGCCGAGGCCGACGCCCAGGTCCTCACCCCCGATTTGGGCGGACATGGAACAACCGGGATCCTTGGTACAGCCATCGCCGAGCGCATTACCAAGTGA
- a CDS encoding siderophore ABC transporter substrate-binding protein: protein MASMKLRAAALLSVAALSLSACGATADTASEANAADTKTVTFTDNEGEKSAAMPAKSVVATDNRTFETLDSWGIKLTAGAVSLMPDTISYTKDKEILDLGNHKEPNLESVVTVEPDLIINGQRYAQYAEKFKELAPEATIVSLDPREGEPFDTELERQTTTLGEIFSKQDEAKKLVDDFEAAQKRVTDSYNREDTVMGLIASGGELGYSAPSTGRTVGPMFDFLNLTPALELEESSTDHEGDDVSVEAIAKSNPDWIIVMDRDAAVGSDGEEYKPAKELLENSEALQNVTAAKEGHVVVMPADTYTNESIQTYTEFLNEFADALEAAK, encoded by the coding sequence ATGGCCTCCATGAAGCTACGTGCCGCTGCTCTTCTGAGCGTTGCCGCCCTGTCCCTCTCCGCGTGCGGCGCCACCGCCGACACCGCCTCCGAGGCAAACGCCGCCGACACCAAAACAGTGACCTTTACTGACAACGAAGGCGAAAAGAGCGCGGCCATGCCGGCCAAGTCTGTTGTTGCCACCGACAACCGCACTTTCGAGACCTTGGATTCCTGGGGCATCAAGCTCACCGCCGGCGCGGTCTCGCTGATGCCAGACACCATTTCCTACACCAAGGACAAGGAAATCCTCGACCTGGGCAACCACAAGGAACCAAACCTTGAATCCGTTGTAACCGTTGAGCCGGACCTGATCATCAACGGCCAGCGCTATGCCCAGTACGCCGAGAAGTTCAAGGAGCTGGCTCCCGAAGCCACCATCGTTTCGCTGGATCCACGCGAAGGCGAACCTTTTGACACCGAGCTGGAACGCCAGACCACCACCCTGGGCGAGATCTTCTCGAAGCAGGATGAAGCCAAGAAGCTGGTGGACGATTTCGAAGCAGCGCAGAAGCGCGTCACGGATTCCTACAACCGCGAGGACACCGTCATGGGGCTGATCGCTTCGGGTGGCGAGCTCGGCTACTCAGCACCCAGCACCGGGCGCACTGTCGGTCCCATGTTTGATTTCCTGAACCTGACCCCGGCATTGGAACTTGAAGAGTCCTCCACCGATCATGAAGGCGACGATGTCTCGGTTGAAGCCATCGCCAAGTCCAACCCGGACTGGATCATTGTCATGGACCGCGATGCCGCAGTAGGCAGCGACGGCGAGGAATACAAGCCAGCCAAGGAACTGCTGGAAAATTCCGAAGCACTTCAGAATGTCACCGCAGCCAAGGAAGGCCACGTGGTGGTCATGCCTGCTGACACCTACACCAACGAGAGCATCCAGACCTACACCGAATTCCTCAACGAATTCGCTGACGCCCTGGAAGCTGCCAAGTAG
- a CDS encoding MarR family winged helix-turn-helix transcriptional regulator — MSTEPKPGRNLSAAALRELQDAFGAASAELARRMAMNSTDALAIEYIALSATALSPGELGERLAITRSSTTEVIDRLVAAGHVERIRDERDRRRFRLIPTAQAKNRVRAEISPLVGALNEASAGFSSSERLAISTYLDRVIDAYRGFASEAPQADG; from the coding sequence GTGAGCACTGAACCAAAGCCCGGCAGGAATTTGTCCGCGGCTGCCTTGAGAGAACTTCAGGACGCATTCGGTGCTGCCAGCGCGGAGCTGGCTCGACGGATGGCGATGAACTCCACGGATGCCCTGGCTATCGAGTACATTGCGCTCTCGGCAACCGCGCTGAGCCCCGGGGAGCTCGGGGAACGATTGGCTATTACCCGTTCCTCGACAACAGAGGTGATAGACCGGTTGGTTGCTGCCGGGCATGTCGAGCGGATACGAGATGAGCGCGACCGCCGCCGATTCAGGCTGATTCCAACGGCCCAAGCCAAAAACCGGGTCCGCGCCGAAATCTCTCCTCTGGTCGGGGCGCTCAACGAGGCATCTGCGGGGTTTTCCAGCTCCGAGCGACTGGCAATTTCGACCTATCTGGACAGGGTGATCGACGCTTATCGCGGCTTCGCCTCTGAGGCGCCGCAGGCGGACGGCTGA